A single Triticum dicoccoides isolate Atlit2015 ecotype Zavitan chromosome 2A, WEW_v2.0, whole genome shotgun sequence DNA region contains:
- the LOC119356679 gene encoding WRKY DNA-binding transcription factor 70-like, whose product MSMAPYEQVMDDLARGQQFATQLQGLLRDSPKAGHIMDQILHTFSRAIHTAKAAAAAAASASASESEVTDGASSGGKRKPAARGGPRKACRTRTQDSSVVTKNMRSLEDGQTWRKYGQKEIQNSKHSKAYFRCTHKYDQQCMARRQAQRCDDDPDTFRVTYIGAHTCRDPAAAVAAHAPGTAAGYHLISFAPAAAHGTTTSTTTTNSNLVGEDAATGSGLLLPGLKLEGGDLEEVLSSRTPGSSALYGGAAAAAAWPDQGDVTSTLQYGGAGAFGVLFDGYPYLEDILSYDLDH is encoded by the exons GCAGGTGATGGATGACCTGGCCAGGGGGCAGCAGTTCGCGACGCAGCTGCAGGGCCTCCTCCGGGACTCCCCCAAGGCCGGCCACATCATGGACCAGATCCTCCACACCTTCTCCCGCGCCATCCACACCGCCAAGGCCGCGGCCGCGGCCGCTGCCAGCGCCAGCGCCAGCGAGAGCGAGGTCACCGATGGCGCAAGCAGCGGCGGGAAGAGGAAGCCCGCCGCCCGCGGAGGACCGCGCAAGGCCTGTCGGACAAG GACCCAGGATTCGTCCGTCGTGACCAAGAACATGAGGAGCTTGGAGGACGGGCAGACATGGCGCAAGTACGGGCAGAAGGAGATACAGAACTCCAAGCACTCAAA GGCCTACTTTCGGTGCACGCACAAGTACGACCAGCAGTGCATGGCGCGGCGGCAGGCCCAGCGCTGCGACGACGACCCGGACACGTTCAGGGTCACCTACATCGGCGCGCACACCTGccgggaccccgccgccgccgtggcgGCGCATGCTCCCGGCACCGCAGCCGGCTACCACCTCATCAGCTTCGCGCCGGCCGCTGCTCATggcaccaccaccagcaccaccacaacGAACAGCAACCTGGTCGGCGAGGACGCTGCGACGGGGTCCGGCCTGCTGCTGCCTGGCCTGAAGCTTGAGGGCGGCGACCTGGAGGAGGTGCTGAGCAGCCGCACGCCCGGGAGCTCTGCCCTGTacggcggcgccgcggcggcggcggcttggcctGACCAGGGCGACGTCACGTCCACCCTGCAGTACGGTGGTGCCGGTGCCTTTGGAGTGCTCTTTGATGGTTACCCGTATCTCGAGGACATCCTGTCATACGATCTCGACCATTGA